From Arcobacter sp. CECT 8983, the proteins below share one genomic window:
- the cheB gene encoding chemotaxis-specific protein-glutamate methyltransferase CheB, translated as MYTVLVIDDSPSMRRIIKDMVNNIEDFEVIAEAFDAYDAREKIKEYEPDLVTIDINMPKMDGVTFLRNLMRLHPMPAVVVSGESVRGNDIFDDGAVGFIPKPEAGESMISFGERIKENLLNLTFLLKRYTLKKPKAKKQVKTKTTLEANKKNHPDLVIPLRQAPLMGKKIIAIGSSTGGVESLLRVFKRLTNNLPPIVITQHIPYGFSKSFADRLNDNSSLIVHQAETGMVLENGHAYLAPGNMHLTIERTAGNNYQIRLLDEMKVSHHKPSVDVMFRSVNNTVGGAAMAVMMTGMGDDGTIAMKELHDNGAYTVAQNEESCVVFGMPAKAIQAGAVKDIIHLDEIADYIIDFAKNKRR; from the coding sequence ATGTATACTGTCTTAGTAATTGATGATTCTCCTTCAATGAGAAGAATTATTAAAGATATGGTCAACAATATAGAAGATTTTGAAGTTATTGCAGAAGCTTTTGATGCTTATGATGCAAGAGAAAAAATCAAAGAATATGAACCAGATTTAGTAACAATTGACATTAATATGCCTAAAATGGATGGAGTAACTTTTTTAAGAAACCTTATGAGACTTCATCCAATGCCTGCTGTTGTTGTTTCAGGAGAAAGTGTTAGAGGTAATGATATTTTTGATGATGGTGCAGTAGGTTTTATTCCAAAACCTGAAGCAGGGGAGTCTATGATTTCTTTTGGAGAGAGAATCAAAGAAAATCTTCTTAATCTTACTTTTTTACTAAAAAGATATACATTAAAAAAACCAAAAGCAAAAAAGCAAGTAAAAACTAAAACAACATTAGAAGCAAATAAGAAAAATCACCCAGACTTAGTAATACCATTGAGACAAGCCCCATTAATGGGTAAGAAGATTATTGCTATAGGTTCTTCTACTGGAGGAGTTGAATCATTGTTAAGGGTCTTTAAAAGGTTAACAAATAATCTTCCTCCTATAGTAATAACTCAACATATTCCATATGGTTTTTCTAAATCATTTGCTGATAGATTAAATGATAACTCTTCATTAATTGTTCATCAAGCTGAAACTGGAATGGTTCTTGAAAATGGACATGCTTATTTAGCTCCTGGTAATATGCATTTAACAATCGAAAGAACAGCTGGCAACAATTATCAAATAAGATTATTAGATGAAATGAAAGTCAGTCATCATAAACCAAGTGTTGATGTGATGTTTAGATCAGTAAATAATACAGTTGGTGGAGCTGCAATGGCTGTGATGATGACTGGAATGGGAGACGATGGAACAATTGCAATGAAAGAACTTCATGATAATGGTGCATATACAGTAGCACAGAATGAAGAAAGTTGTGTTGTTTTTGGTATGCCAGCAAAAGCTATTCAAGCTGGTGCTGTAAAAGATATTATTCATTTAGATGAAATAGCAGATTACATAATTGATTTTGCTAAGAACAAAAGAAGATAA